The genomic window TCGGGCTGCGCCTGCGTGATCGGGTGCGGTTGAGCGGCCGGCGGCGCCTGCGCGACCGGTGGTGACGGAGCTGGCAGCGGCGGCGCGGTCGGCTGGGAGTCGGCGACCGGTTGGGGCGCGACCGCCGGCGGCTGCGGGGCCGGCGGAGTCGGTGCTGCCGGTTGCAGTGCGGGCGGCCGCGCGTGCCGGGCCGGCTTGGGCCGGCTAGCCGCCTGGGGCTGCTCGGTCGGCCTGGCCTGCGTGACCGGCGGCGACGGGGCGGGCGCGGCCGCGGTTGGCTGCGGCTGTGCGGCCGGCTGGGCCTCGGTCTGCGCGGTCGGTTGTGGTTGAGCGGCCGGCTGTGGCGGTGCGGCCGGCTGGGCGAGCGCCACCGGCGGCGTCGCCGCCGGCCGAGGCTCGGCGACGGGTTGTGGCGCGACCGCCTGTGGCGGCGCGGCCGGCTGGGCCTCGGTCTGCGCGGTCGGTTGTGGTTGTGTAGGTGGCTGTGGCGGTCCGGCCCGCTGGGCCTCGGTCTGCGCAGTCGGTTGTGGTTGTGCAGCCGGCTGTGGCGGTGCGGCCGGCTGGGCGAGCGCCACCGGCGGCGTCACCGCCGGCTGAGGCTCGGCGACGGGTTGCGGTGCGACAGCCTGTGGCGCCGCGGTCGGCTGCGCCGGGGCGACGGGCTGGGGCACCGGCACCGGCTGCGGTCTGGTGACCGGCTGTGGCGCGGCGGCGATCGGCGGCATCACCACGTGCGCGGTCGGGGCCACGGACAGGGTGAAAGCTCCGTGGTCGTCGGCGTGGCGCGCGGCAGCGGTGATGAGGTACATCCCGGTGTAGGGCAGATTGTACGCGATGCGCGCGTTTCGCCCACCCCCGCCGTCGTCCTCGGCTACGTTCTGGCCCAGCCGGTCCTGCAGGTAGAGGTGGCAATCGAAGTCGTCGGACGTGAGGTCGATCTGCACGGCCTGCCCGGATGCGCCGAAGAAGCTGAACATCTTGTAGTGCGACTGGTTGGACGCAAGGACGGGATCGGCAGCCGTGAGGGTGGCGGTCACCGTCCTGCCCACGCCGATCTGCTGTTGCGCCATCGCCGGACGTGCGACCGGTGCGAACAGAGCCAGACCCATGGCCAGCGCCGGTACAAGGTGACGACGCACTGTTGCCGACCTCCTCATCCATGGCCGTCCGGGGGTCCGCCCGCCCGCGGCCGTACGACACCAAGATCACCACGGCCGAGCGCTCAAGCCACTCCGCGTGCGCCGGCCTGGCGCGGAACGAGCTGCCAGTGACCGTACACCGTGACCGTGACCGGCACCACCGGCGCCGTCACCTGAGTCGCGCCTCCTCCTGCCGAAATGCTGCCGCTGACCGAAAGCGGGCCGCGACTCTGGGCGCGAACACATAGGTGATCGGTCCGACGGTGTCGCGGCGCCACGCCCTGGTGAGGCGCGGCAGCGCGTTGGCGAGCAGCCACCCGTTGGCCGCTGGAACGGCGAACACCGTGACCGTCGCCGTGCGCGAGTGCATCGCATTGTTCTCGTTCGCTGACGTGAAGCGGGTGACAATGCGGTACTCGCCGCCGGAATCGGGAGCCCCGCAGCCTTGGCGCAGGGTAATCGGCGTGCGTTAGGGCGGCGTTAGGGCCCCGGCGGAGTCGTCAGGGCGTCCCGGGAAGGGTGTAGTCGAAGAGGTAGGAG from Gemmatimonadales bacterium includes these protein-coding regions:
- a CDS encoding PPC domain-containing protein gives rise to the protein MGLALFAPVARPAMAQQQIGVGRTVTATLTAADPVLASNQSHYKMFSFFGASGQAVQIDLTSDDFDCHLYLQDRLGQNVAEDDGGGGRNARIAYNLPYTGMYLITAAARHADDHGAFTLSVAPTAHVVMPPIAAAPQPVTRPQPVPVPQPVAPAQPTAAPQAVAPQPVAEPQPAVTPPVALAQPAAPPQPAAQPQPTAQTEAQRAGPPQPPTQPQPTAQTEAQPAAPPQAVAPQPVAEPRPAATPPVALAQPAAPPQPAAQPQPTAQTEAQPAAQPQPTAAAPAPSPPVTQARPTEQPQAASRPKPARHARPPALQPAAPTPPAPQPPAVAPQPVADSQPTAPPLPAPSPPVAQAPPAAQPHPITQAQPEPVTQVPAAAPPQPVTPQPVVRPEPVPQPQPAQAQPPVPQPAAHAQPVSPQPVAEPQPPAPQPVARPEPAAQPVVVAPPPAPVQETPINAIPEPGQVGQIAVGQIMQGQLGPGDQTMADGSFADTWQFQGTAGQTVTIDVRSSAFSTYVQLFDASGIRLAEDVGSGGGNDSRLVYVLKATGSYQVVVDNSEGRPVPGLYTISIR